The following proteins come from a genomic window of Miscanthus floridulus cultivar M001 chromosome 2, ASM1932011v1, whole genome shotgun sequence:
- the LOC136537240 gene encoding uncharacterized protein, which translates to MAREAVASAVKESQEAIVKASIAAEAATAAEREVLDVPPLEVEPPPPSPPSTSTRRNLCREIQVMSELDETTTVTIDPPPKKFTPRKKQLATKTQKSPAKKSPAKKGKK; encoded by the exons ATGGCTAGAGAAGCAGTAGCTAGTGCAGTAAAGGAGTCCCAAGAAGCTATAGTCAAGGCATCTATAGCAGCAGAAGCTGCAACTGCTGCTGAGAGGGAGGTCCTAGATGTGCCACCACTTGAGGTTGAgcctccaccaccatcaccaccctcTACAAGCACTAGGAG GAACCTATGCCGTGAAATCCAAGTTATGAGTGAGCTAGATGAAACTACAACAGTAACTATTGACCCACCTCCAAAGAAGTTCACTCCAAGGAAGAAGCAGCTAGCAACCAAGACCCAGAAGAGTCCAGCCAAGAAGAGTCCAGCCAAGAAGGGGAAGAAGTGA